The Dioscorea cayenensis subsp. rotundata cultivar TDr96_F1 chromosome 16, TDr96_F1_v2_PseudoChromosome.rev07_lg8_w22 25.fasta, whole genome shotgun sequence sequence ttttttaggattgtgttggtgctattgatggaacacatattccaaTCACGATTTCTTTGGATAAGCAAGATCCTTACAGAAACAGGAAGCAAACGTTATCACAGAATGTTATGGTTGCATGTGATTTTGATCTTCGTTTTGTATATGTTCgagctggttgggaaggttctgctTTTGACGCTAGGATTCTCTAACGTTCGATTGAACAAGGTTTTGAAGTCCCACGGGGTAAATATTATCTAGTAGACACAGGATATGCTAATACCCcgaattttattgctccatataGAGGTGTCCGTTACCATTTGCAAGAGCAAGGTCGAGCGCAAACTAGACCGACCAATTATAAAGAACTGTTTAATTTGCGACATGCGTCATTACGGAATCATGTTGAACGCATCATCGGCATTTTAAAGATGAGGTTTCCAATCCTTAAAGTAGCAACTTTCCACCCAATAGACTCTCAAACTGATATAGTGGTTGCTGCTTGTATGTTGCATAACTTCATCCGTATACATAATGGTACAGATGCTGTTGAGGATTTCGATAATGAAGCTGAAGAAACTATTGTTCCTAATGGAGATGAGTCATATGGAGAGGATGTTGACACCATGAACTCTGAGCGAAATGCAGGTGCtcgtaaaagaaatgaaatagcaatgcaaatgtggaatgattattgTATCTATCGCCGAGATTGACCATAGGTGTGTGgcaatcataaaattatttcttatcCATTGTATCGCCGAGTACCGTTGAATGAATGAATCTTGGGTCTTGTTCGAAACCATTGCCTATACTGAAATAGCATTATAGAGTATATTACAAGACAAAAGGATACTTATTAACAaattcatgcaaaaaaaaagaCCTACAATCAAAATTACACATAATGGCAACAAGTTCATAATCAAAACAAGTTCATTCGATACAAAATTGTgcttatgaaaacattcaagttCAAGATAACAAGTTCATAATCATCTTCTACTCAATTTTGGAGAACATCATTTTGAGCCATGGCACTTTATGATCTTCCTGAAGACATAAGAAGAGTTCACGATAACTCttatctttaataaaaatttgggtagctttgaaaatttcttcttcagtgAAAATGCCACTCATTTGATTGAACACGTTCATGCAATCTTCTATTGTGTGTTTTTCCACTACTTTAGTGCCCTTAAGAACTTCGAGATATTCTTTGTTCTCGCGCTCTCGAAATGCAATGTATTTATCCATATTGAATGATGAATCTTGCGGCTTTTTCCCTTTTcgctctctttttcttttgtgtccatcttgatctcttagtccCCAAAGaatttcattgcttgaactttgaGTTTAAGGATTCCGTGGTTGAGAACTAGGTGGTTCCACTTGCATGATATCATCATCCTCAGTCTCGTGTGTAGGTGATTGTTGCCTTGAATCGgttggagtaaaaacacttggaCTTGTGGTGTGCACAGGTGATTGGGAgatatcttcataatcttctataCCACGAGACCGTTTGCCTTCAGCATATCTCCctacattttaaatatataatatgtcagtgaaatacaagtttataaatgtaaaatattagaaaCTATATGCTTACCCTCATAGACCTCCTGCAATGCCATGAAATATGGAAACGGTCTAGTATGCCACTTCCTTGCATCTCGATTcctctgtttgatttttttcaaattagatGGTTGTAATTTATGAAACCAGTCATTATGTATGTACATACCTctagtagtggtgcccaaacatCATCGAGGGAGCCGATACAATATGTctttcataatcccatccaaagccacttAATTCGAGAAAACCCTTTTTAGAAAGCTTATAGGTTTTTTTCAACTCTTTCTCTAATGCTTTGACTTGGCTTGTGGTGATGCTTGGAATGGAAAACTTGGTTATCATGTCGCGTACCATCTTGTTCCATGCTTCTTTGGTCCATCCATTTTTGTGAGCAGTACGCGAGGAGTATTATACTCACCTAATAACTTTACTAGGTGAGCCTTGTGTATTTCATTCCACTTTGCCCTAGTTTCATGTCTTCCTTCACTTGCCATACCTTCACTTGCCATAACTAATCAAGCACTGTAAAATGTAATGGTTATACTCACATAGCTAATCAATCAAAATCTTTTTTCACCATTGATGGTTAGACAATTAAAACTTTCAATCATGATGTTTAGACAAGGCTGAAacatttgtaatttaaaatCACTAGGTGATTACAGCAGAAACGACACACAGTTAtcaaaaaatcaagaaacataTTATTAGCAGATCATTAACACCACTATGAATATCCTTAAGCATTAAGAAGACAACACCTTAAAACAACAGCATGCTTGccttggttttggttttggttttggttttggccAGCTACTGCgtattttttgaatttgaatagaTCACATTTGTcatatacttgtttttttatctttttcaatgacaatgacaaaataatattaaaaaaataagattgatGACTTCCATGCCTATATGGATTTTATAAATTCATACTAGCAATGATTTTGagctttaatttttcatttttgtaagTTGAACTTGTCATATTCTCCAAATtagataatatttatatttgcctttttttactttattgaGTAATGCTTTTTTGTTCAATTTGTTGCCAAGTTTGACTTAATCACCCAATGCATTGAATACACAGAATCTTCAATCATGATCATCATCTTTGCTTACCAACATGCAAAATTAGACAGATGAAATCAAATCCTTGCTATTCCAAAAAGTTGGGATGTTGAGGCATTCTATTTGGACAGACAGGTGGGGTTTCACACATGAAGATAAGTCATTCGAAAGTGTGCTAAAACCCAATATGTATGATTGTGAGGCAATGTTCCAAGTGAACTTCATTCAGAAAATCATCTACTCAATACAACCATCACCTGATCTTGCAATTAACCATAATCACAAACCTACTCTCCTACAACAGGATAAAgttcacaaataaatatattgttataaaaaaaaatcaacatcacATAACCACTGATGGTTCAACAACAAATgcttttttcatctttatgaaCAGGACACCTTCAACAGCCAAGACTTCCAAGACAataccaacaaaagaaaaaaaaaaccttcatcACAATTTCCTTCAACACTCAAGTCATTACAAATTTACAATGACATTTTTGCTTTCAGTGACAAAAAAATGCAAGCACATGATATTGAAATTCAAGATAGGACTTTATTGAGATTTCAAAGTCGGGAACATATTTCCGAGCATGGTTTTCATAGATGAAGAAGGGCCATAGCTACAACATCAACCACTTAACTcattaaaacataaacataattgCTATTTTAATCGAaacataaagttaaaaaaaaacaggatAAGAAGTTATTGATCATCATATGGAACAATCCAAAACCACAACGACACCAAAACAATTCAAATCAAACCTTTCTAAAGGAAATCAAGATCAATCTTTTCTCTGAATAAAATCACGAtccaatggaagcataatatacCAAAAAGTAAGCATCAGCTTTCAAAATGATTCAGCTATTCTTGGAAATGAAAGCATGACCATTAGacagagaagaaagaaacaaacTCGAAAGAAAAAGCTCAACATACCTCTTCGTTTTCGTGGCTTAGATCAGCCGTAgatcaaaccctaaaccttgtTATCGTGGCTTCAGGCGTCAGCGTGGTCGCTCATTAGCCGGCGACACAGCTGTCCGAGGTGGGAGGATGCTTTGGATGTTCCACTCCGGCGACGGCTTCAAGCTTCTGGGCGTGGCAGTCGGCAACGCATCATATTGAGGGTCTGGATCTGGTGAAGCTTTTTGAGAAGAAAGGAATTGGTGTGAAGGAGAGAGGGTGAATGAAGGGCCACGACTttcgtaagaaaaaaatattccagtccccctgaaatatttttttctggCAGAATCCCCATATTATGGCATATTTTTGGGGTGTAAATTTGGTACCCAAACGACCATTATGCCATAAATCcgtgaaaatatttttttttgccgTAATGTACGGATTATATAGGATTTTTGGGTTATCCAAACAGGGcctcaaacattaaaaaaaaatcacatcctAATAAGCATATTAGTTATGAATTACGTAAATTcatagaaaaggaaaaaaaaaaatgaaggaattCCTAGTTGATCCTTCAATGCTTTCTTGAGTTTAACTTGAACCCTAGAACACCCTCATTGTTTGCTTtcttatatattaaaagataaacaaagtAATTTAGCAAAATGAAGAAGGGTATTAttgtcatataaaaatataaaaccttCTTAACCCCAGTTCCACAGTGTTGACAAACCATGGAACCTCCATCTTATCCTCTAAACgtttagggtgtgtttggttcgGAAGTTGTCCACCGAAATGGTGAAAGTCTTGAAGTGCCACTTCAGTTGAAGTGTTCagttccatgtgtttggttgaaagggAAAGTGTCAAATCAttaactactttttttttagttagtgaaagtgaaaatttagaaaatgatgGAAATGAGATTCTACTCACCATTTCATGATGGGTGTGAGATTACCTCTTTGTACTTGTTGGGTTGAGcttatagttaattaatatgataattttttaaaaataattttttataaacaataaaagataaaaaaagaaaataataataaaataattaaaaaagggataaaagataaaaaaacaataaaagatataaaataaaaaataataaaagataaaaacaataaaagataaaaaaataaaaaaataaaaacataaaaaacaataaaacctaaagataataaaaataaataaataaaaataggtgATTTTAACCACCCATCTGAAATCATATGGCTGAAGTGGCAACCGAAGTCTCACTTCGACCAAAATTTTTCCGAAGTCCAAGAGAGAAGTGAAAAGTTTTGGAAGTGGCAACTTCCGCACTTCGGGCTCTACTTCAATGAGCCAAATAAGCGGAAGTGTCACATCAGCTCCCACTTCCGTCACTTTGACCTCTACTTCGATGAATTAAACACACCCTACTCTCTCAAAACTCCTCAATCAAAACTAGAGGTGCAAATTAGGCCGGTACGGCATGGGCCCGTTAAGGCCTAGGCACTATGCGTGCATGGGCTGGCTCGGCCAGGCTTCCATTAGTGCCGAGCACCCGCTCGCCCATCTGTACGGATGTCCGATTAGCCCGAGCCATTGGGTTGGGGCATGCTGGGCAAgatattactttttaatttaatttcaaattaaataaattaaaaattattttaataataataaaatttaaggaaaaaatagaaaaaaatctaaaaaaattattgaaatttaacatgaaattagaaaatattacatgaaaaaaaaataaagacaaacaaattattaaaaactaactatttcataataaataaataaattacaaatagatataaaaaaacattgtcgtttatttaaaaactataaaaaagcACATAGAAAATGCAAAACTTCGAATATCACTCCATTAgtctatttcttcatcaatgcgtgTTGAACGCTCGGATGATGTAGCGCCCTCTCCGGTATCACTACTAGTATCATGTCCTTGATGTTCTTGTAATCTATCTTCTGCATCTACCCAACCCTTCAAACATATGCACATTTGTCTTGTTGCTTGGTTCATTCAACCCCTCTTATCATCAGGTACCCTTTTTTATGCACTAAAATAAGACTCTGATGCTATTATAGATATCGGTGGGGTTAGTAGATCACGTGCCATGGCAGCTAGCATAGgataattatgtttttgtgcTTTCCACCatgacaaaatattaaaattattaatttcttcggAAGTAAGaaagttattaaaataattattttaaaaaataattaattcatgtAAAGAACTAGCATTagaaaggaggaagaagaagaagcagcacCACTTGCAAATTTTCTTCTAATCATATTTACAAAATGTGCTGCggaattttttttggaagatgaagaaggattttcaaaatttgtacCCAAATTAGAAGTTCTTCTATTTCCTTATATTGCattatattcattatatatttcataaaccAAAGAACGATAATTATCTTTATAAAGAGAATGATCAAGTCCCATGTTTTcatcataaaaatcaattaaacaaaaagtgccatcaattttaaaatgCGGATCAATAATCATTGATAAAACCAGAAGAGGgttgattttgaaaaatatttttatgttttaattccATAGAAGCAACAATGGGAGAAAAATTAGAATCATgtctatattttgaaaaaatttcacTAATATAATACAATTGATAAATACTCGTAAAAGTAGTAGCATAATAAACACcgggaaaaaaaattagttgcggtattaaaaatttccaaaaactcCTTTATCATATAACTAAtttcccaatcataattagtaaGTCCAACTTCGGGAAAATACTCATGGCAATACATTGTAAGAAAATCTTTATAATCAAAAGCATAATCCAACATTGCATAAATTGAATTCCACCTATGGGCAACATCGgaaataaatttcttatatttatttccCATTTGCTTACAATATCTTTTAAATTCATACCTTCgatttgaagaattttttgcATGTAAAATAGCTTCTCTAACTCTACGAAGATGAggatgaataatttttaaaccatctttaacacataaatttaaaatatgacaaaacacaacgaatatgaaaaaaatttcctgaaaaaataggatttaatTGCATTTTTAACATTTCAAAGGCACTATTATTTGCAGAAGCATTATGAAGAGTAATTGAagatataaattttcaattttatctcATTAATAGTGCTCATGATATAACCGTCAATATTACTTGCGGTATGTTGATAtttcaattcaataaaattcaaaatacatttttgcaaagtccaattattatcaatataatgagCGGTAACGCAAAGATAATCCTAATTATtttgagaagaccaaatatcAGAAGTAAGAGCAATTTTAAATGAACctttagaaatttcaaaaattaatttttctttatattcttcataaataataagacaatattttctcatagtaGTTCTTGAAACGGATTTATAATTTGGACTAAAACTTCTAAGAAGCATTTTTTAAATGCGGGATTTTCAGCAAGGTAAAAAGGTTATTCTGCTTGAACAATAAGTTTTGCAATTTCTTTGCTTGAATGTTcattgttaaaaacaaaaagttccaatatttgaatttgcaaaaCTAATTTGTGTTTGGGTAGGATCATTTTGACTTGTAGCATGTTTGTCGGCATGCTTTTTCAAATGAGACGCCCCCTagaagtttgacaagaaaaatcttttttttttttttgcattttttataaACTGCACGAGTCCCTTTGCttggaaattccacaatatcataaaattgcCATAACCCCGATGTGCTTGCTTGAGGCCTCCTATAAAATGCTCCCATATTAGGGGATTCAGTAACAGGCTCATAATCTAAATCAGCAAAACTTGCGGAGgtgttttcataaaaataaaatggtgCATTGTCGAAAGGAAAGTTGGGAGAGCTAACCATtagggaaaacaaaaaaaaaagtttagaatTACCTCAATTGTTTTAAAATGAATTgatgatgtaaatttaattGGAGCCTTTGTATAAATACAGTTAAGGAATTGTCAAATTGATGAAGCACTTAAGCCAAATTTTACAACTtcaaatcttgaacttgaaggGATTGAGAACTAAGAGAGCTTGGATGCTTGAGAATTAGAATAAGAATGAGTAATTTGGTGTGAATAAAGTGTTAGTGtttaggggtatttataggtattttaaatttttttaattccaaaaatatCCTTCTAAACCAGCCGTTTATTGATGTTGGAAAGGGTGAAAAAGTAATTATAGCTTTAAAGACTAACATACCCTAAAAACTAGCCGTTTTATAGTTGTTGAAGGGGTTAAAAATGCCATTTCACATGTTTGAAATGGTTTGATGAAAGGAAAAACTTGGCTGGCCACCAGCCTCTCCAGGCCCTCCATGTGACCGATGTAGGTCGTGCCAAGCACGACGCCCAATGGTTGGCCCACTTGGGCCGTGTTGTGCTAGCCCTCGTGCCTGGGCCATCATAACTCGAGGGCCGCAGATCCTTGGCCCAACACGTCAAAGGGATCTGGGATGTGCCAAGCCCCGGCCCATCGCTATGTGACATGCCCGGGCTATGCACGGCCCAAGTCATGCTAGATTGTGCCAGGGGCGAGTCACCATGACCCGATTTACACCTCTAATCAAAACATAGTTGTTTacaaaaccttttttttatccttcttCCACATATCCCCCATCCAAGCATGACATATTTTGGATATTATAGCACCATTTTGGATATTATAgcgttgagagagagagagagagagagagagagagagagagagagagagggagggagggagggagggggGAGGGAGGACTATTTTTGGATATTATAGTTTCTTTTTCGTTGATTTCATGGCATTTTTCAAATGCCacgttattaaaaaaatatcgaTAACGGACCAATCATGAAATTAAACCTATTTACTTATCCCAAACTATAATTACAATTTATGTATGAACCTTTAGATAATTTTCCAAATTAAATTCTCATAACATCAACCAAACCCTACTCCCGCTTTGCACGCTACGCCGGCCACCttcgccgccgccgccgccgcaaGCCTCCACGACCCTCCTCTTCGCCCTCTTTGCCATTCGGTCAACGAGCTTTACCAGGCCGAGCTCGAgagggaaagagagagagagagagagagagagagagaagtgaCGAGAGCTCATGGTGATTGCGAGGAAGGCAATGGCGGAGTGCCCCAAGAAGGTGGCGAGCTTGATTGACCTCGCTAACCTGCCCACAAACCTGCGAGAGTTCGTGGGGCTGTCCCAGATCTCTCGCCTCGACTTCTTCATCCGCGTTTGGTCTTACATCAAGGCCAACAATCTCCAGgtcttcttctctttccaaAGTTCCATTTTTTGTCTTAATTTTCATCAGTATCCTTTCCAAATTCCCCTTTTTAAAGAGTTCTTTTTTGGGGGTTTTTCCATGATTTATTGCTTTATGTGTGCTTTGCTATGCCTTTAGTAAGGAAATGGTGTTGAAACCTTGATTTGAATTCCTTGAACATTGGAAAGGTTTGGTTTGGATATGGAATGAGATTAAAATAAGACCCTAATTCATGAGCATTGAaggagtaattttttattagttttgaattaaatagACGAGAATGTTGAACAGGTTTGGTTTCAATCAGGAATGAAATCATAGTCTTAAACCCTAATTCATGCTAATTTGAGCaattttttatgggttttgaatcaaatagaGGAGGATGTTGAACAGGTTTGGTATTAATTAGGAATGAAATCCTattaaacccctaaaccctaattcATGCTAACTGGAggagtcaattttttttattggttttgtaTTAAATAGAATGTTGAACAGGTTTGGTTTCAATCAGGAATAAAATCATAGTAAAATTCTAAACCCTAATTCATGCTAATTTGAGTcattttttatgggttttgaatcaaatagaGGAGGATGTTGAACACGCTTTGGTATTAATTAGGAACGAAAACCTattaaacccctaaaccctaattcATGCTAACTGGAggagtcaattttttttatgggttttgtatTAAATAGACGAGAATGTTGAACAGGTTTGGTTTCAATCAGGAATAAAATCATAGTAAAATTCTTAACCCTAATTCATGCTAACTTGAGTcattttttatgggttttgaatcaaattgaCGAGGATGTTGAACAGGTTTGGTATTAATTAGGAATCAAATCCTATTAAACCCCTGAATCCTATTCATGCTAACTCGGGGAGTCATTGATAATGGGTTTTTCATTAAATAGACGAGAATGTTGAATAGGTTTGGTTTTGATCAGGAATGAGATCATAGTAAAACTCTAAACCTTAGTTCATTCTAACTTGAGGAGtcattttttataagttttgaattaaatacATGCAAATGTTGAACAGGTTTGCTTTCACTCAGGAATGAAATCATagtaaaaccctaaaccctaattcTTGCTAACTTGAGGAGCTATTTTTTATGAGGTTTGAATTAAACAGACGAGAAGGTTTGACAGGTTCGCTTTCGATCAGGAATGAAATCATAgtaaaaccctaaatcctaattCATGCTAACTTAAGGAGTTaggttttttagttttgaattaaatagACAAGATTGTTTGGGAGGTTTGGTTTCAATTAGGAATGaaatcgtagtaatacccttGACCCTAATTCATGCGAACTTGAGGAGTCATTTTTTGTGAGTTCTGATTTAAATATATGGAAAGTTGAACAGGCTGAATAAAATTGAAAAGGTTTGGTTTCAGAGTCGAATCAAATCAAGGTCAAACTCCAACCCTAATTTATCCTAAAATGAGGATCATTTTCTTTCAAGTTTAGATGTAAAACTGCTTGAGATGCGCATTTTTTCATTGGCCTGGATTGCAAACTTTTTTAGAGGTAAACATCATTTGCATTTTGGAGTGACCCTTTGAGATTAAATAATCATATGGCCTCTGTATGATAGTCTTCACTGTTGATTATCATGGCTCAACATGGGGACCTCTTATCTTCTTCACTTCCCATTTGGTTTCAACAAATTATTTGCTTTTCCTCTCAAGCAGTTCATTCTATATTTACCTGGACAATATGTATAAAAAggagtttttgaattttattttaaaatgctacaagaccatttgcacttATACTCATGGAGATTATCTACAAATTATCGTATATGTTAAATGCTGCTAATGAGAATTCACCAATAACtgacaaatttaaatattgtgggTTTTCAGTTTATTACCTGGGATGATGTCTCTATGAATGTATTATATTATGTTACTAGTTTCTCTTTCGTAGATTAATTTTATTAGTCATCTACCATGATTGagtttgataataataaaaatataatttcaccATGTATAAAAGACTACAGTACTTTTACTTTGTCATTGATCTTACTTTAATTTTACTGTCAGCAAGCATTCTTCTGTACTATCTTGTCTCAGCATAAATTCTTCCAGATTTACAATGATTGAAGATCAAAATTTCTGAAATCCCAACCCTTCAATTGTTGAAGAGCCTTCCATTCTATGAAAGGATAAACAGTTACCTTGCTCTGTTCTGTACTGCTCGCACAGTCAACTCCATTGACCAGAAAAAGAggttaaaacttaaaagaaaaaccatcaAAAATGAAGATTCATGATTCAATCTATTTCTTCAATCAGTTCAATTTGCATATCATTTTGAAGTTCGGTCACAAACTAGTTGGAGGACGTTTAGCTGCATTGATTGAATGGAATCATGGCTTtgttttattaagttttttatcATTCAAATAACTCCAATTCGATTTTGTTCAACTGATACTTATTCCTCTCATTGAATTACTAGATTCCCATGTTTTTCCTGGAACTTGTGATTATTTTAAGGGTTGATCTAAAGTATATAATTATCTTTGCATTTGCAACACTCCAATTTGAATATCTCTTTACTTTTTATACTGTTGGGACCAGATTTTGATGGTAAATGAGCTTGAATCTGCAGGATCCAAGCAACAAGAATTTGGTCAATTGTGATGACAAGTTGAAGAGAATATTATTGGGCAAGCCTCAAGTTGCTCTGGCTGAACTTCCTATGCTTATTAAACTCCATTTTCCCAAAGAACTGAAGCGATGAGCCGGGTTAATCTCTCAAATGGGAACGTCGTCTATGGTACCAATAATATCCCACTTGTTTAGGTTAGTTTCTGTATCTTTCATCGccaaaaatatcatttgtaTTAAAAGCACAGAGAGGTCCCTTGATATAGAATGAAAAGCAGCTACTCATTTTTATAGCTgtcattttcttcaaaattgtgAAGCCAGTGACTTATGAATGCATTTGATGAGATATCAGCATGAATTAAGTTCATAAATATATGATAATGCTACTGGTTTGATGCTCTTAAAAGTGCAGCAAACAGGAAATTTTATAAGCTAAgcacttttatatttttgtttgtttgtttgtctgttggtgtgtgtgtgtgtgttttttttggcTGTATGCATTGTACCTCTATCCATGCATAAGATGAGAAATTTTATGAGGGCATATGTGTAAAAGTacctgaaaaagaaaatttaatttaattaattatatttaatttgaaaaagggaaagaaaaggcAGAAGATGAGATGGATATagggagaaaaagagaaatgaatgaatgatgcTATGCCCATTGTGAATGGTGAGAGGAAAGAGTGTGGGCAAGGGCAGTCCCTTTTCTTCCTTCCTTTCCCATGCACAGGTCCACCATTTCCAAGCTCCTCCCCCTTCCAAGCTCCCTCCATCCTAAACCACATCCCCTTCCTCCTTTTCAACCACCCATTCACGAGACTTCCTTGACTCCCTTCATACTTGCATACGTCTCTAATCCATCAATCCTTCTTCTTTGTAGTTGTTGTACAAGTAGTAGCATGTTCTCtgtagttgttttttttaatgcttatCTTAGTGAACAAGGCCGTGAAACTGAGGATGTTCTGCTCCTGTGAGCCTCATGAAGCTCAGAGTCTTCATCTGAAGCTTTTCAATGGAGTCAGCCATTAGAAACTCACAAAAAGATGGGTTTTTGCTTCCGGGCATTCAAGTTTGGGAGGAAAAACAGTGGAACGCCGAATTTACCTTCACCGCCTTCACAGTCTTCGGTTTgcttaccttcttcttcttcttctcagttTCGTAGAAGGGGCTCATTGCCACCAGAGATGGAGAtaatggagaagaaaagatgGGATAGCTTGGAATCTTGGTCCATGCTTTTGGAACCTGGGAATGCAGAGAGTTTGGATGATGGTCAAGATGGGGAGAGAGAAGAATGGATGGCTG is a genomic window containing:
- the LOC120278842 gene encoding upstream activation factor subunit spp27; this translates as MVIARKAMAECPKKVASLIDLANLPTNLREFVGLSQISRLDFFIRVWSYIKANNLQDPSNKNLVNCDDKLKRILLGKPQVALAELPMLIKLHFPKELKR